A single genomic interval of Malania oleifera isolate guangnan ecotype guangnan chromosome 13, ASM2987363v1, whole genome shotgun sequence harbors:
- the LOC131146829 gene encoding SEED MATURATION PROTEIN 1, with product MARGREDIKYGTAQAKLSEDEALRIRFKAGTPLEGGKIADAEPLDLFSSAHSVTPPSQPADRGNHSAPTPPELHLPLV from the coding sequence ATGGCGAGGGGCAGGGAAGATATAAAGTATGGAACGGCGCAGGCGAAGTTGTCGGAAGACGAAGCCCTGAGGATAAGGTTCAAGGCTGGAACTCCGCTTGAAGGTGGGAAGATCGCCGATGCCGAGCCCCTCGATCTCTTCTCCAGTGCTCACAGCGTTACTCCCCCGAGCCAACCCGCGGATCGTGGAAATCACTCTGCACCAACTCCGCCGGAGCTACACCTCCCACTGGTTTAG